The following proteins come from a genomic window of Chelmon rostratus isolate fCheRos1 chromosome 23, fCheRos1.pri, whole genome shotgun sequence:
- the LOC121626440 gene encoding uncharacterized protein LOC121626440, translating to MLSGDEDSESFYHDHMPNVRTSLECHMFFSDYSDTSSVTALAKFGTQAVLYFYFNSSGSFSFEALVDGEVVDTFTVQGSNVEFIEGYFDISGCRHSDVMYKPGTNASDPQTCFSLTCNETAALRTTECGPLDRCQGNGVCMFDPICTVTGPAVIDFNDQLKTVEDRCGYTLLTGSSIQNLTVVANFRERRRRDVSFLDSVTLRLQGQDDVHLEQGGIVKEGNTTLTINGSTDLGNGVEVFVDPTGVTVTVSHPESTTSVFFDGNTAQIIYTGPAELDPELGGLCANSSASVSDERLVDHYAEL from the exons ATGCTTTCAGGAGATGAGGATTCTGAAAGCTTTTATCACGACCACATGCCAAACGTTCGGACCAGTCTTGAATGCCACATGTTCTTCTCTGACTACAGCGACACATCT AGTGTTACGGCACTAGCTAAATTCGGGACACAAGCAGTTCTGTACTTCTACTTTAACAGCAGCGGATCATTT AGCTTTGAGGCTTTGGTCGACGGTGAGGTCGTCGACACGTTCACCGTCCAGGGTTCCAATGTGGAGTTCATAGAGGGATACTTCGACATCAGTGGCTGTAGACACTCAG ATGTTATGTATAAACCTGGCACAAACGCCTCTGACCCACAAACCTGCTTCAGTCTAACCTGTAATGAGACGGCAGCTCTCCGTACCACTGAGTGTGGCCCTCTGGATCGTTGTCAAGGCAACGGCGT ctgcatgtttgaCCCCATCTGCACTGTGACCGGCCCCGCTGTCATTGACTTTAACGACCAACTGAAGACTGTGGAGGATCGGTGTGGGTACACCCTGCTGACAGGTTCATCAATCCAAAACCTCACTGTGGTGGCAAACTTCCGGGAACGTCGTCGTAGAGATGTGAGCTTTTTGGACAGCGTGACACTGCGGCTGCAGGGGCAGGATGATGTTCACCTGGAACAAGGCGGGATAGTTAAG GAGGGGAACACAACGCTGACCATCAACGGCTCGACTGATCTGGGAAACGGTGTGGAGGTCTTTGTGGACCCAACTGGAGTCACAGTCACCGTGTCGCACCCCGAGTCCACCACTTCTGTCTTCTTTGACGGGAACACTGCACAGATCATCTACACAG GACCTGCTGAACTAGATCCAGAACTGGGGGGATTGTGTGCCAACTCCAGCGCGTCTGTGAGTGATGAGAGACTTGTCGATCATTATGCAGAACTTTAA